The Equus quagga isolate Etosha38 chromosome 10, UCLA_HA_Equagga_1.0, whole genome shotgun sequence genome includes a region encoding these proteins:
- the LOC124245513 gene encoding melanoma-associated antigen B1-like: MPRGQKSKRRAREKRRQARSKTQGPGSAQATAAEVEESPSSPVPGGTPSSSAAAGTSQGVPAPSSPAAGVSCPRSRAGARSRVKKSKNFSQASTSTESSRKDLLTRKASMLMEFLLEKYKMKEPIKKVDMLKLVHKRYKEDFPEILRRASERIELVFGLDLKEVKPNGQSYTLVSKLDICDDGSMSDDWEYPKSGLLMPLLGVIFLNGNCASEEEIWGFLNILGIYDGREHLIFGEPRKLITKDLVQQKYLEYRQIPDSDPPRFEFLWGPRAHAETSKMKVLEFLAKINGTTPSAFPFHYEEALREEEERAPARASAGAATPATGSARPRARRRARPRARPRASPRARPRASPRASPRAMASSSSHPSEV, translated from the coding sequence ATGCCTCGAGGTCAGAAGAGTAAGCGCCGTGCCCGTGAGAAACGCCGCCAGGCTCGGAGTAAGACCCAGGGTCCTGGGAGTGCtcaggccactgcagcagaggTTGAAGAGTCCCCCTCCTCTCCTGTTCCTGGGGGTACTCCCTCGAGCTCCGCTGCTGCTGGCACTTCTCAGGGAGTCCCAGCCCCTAGCTCTCCTGCTGCAGGTGTTTCATGCCCAAGATCTCGTGCAGGTGCCAGGAGTCGagttaagaaaagtaaaaatttctcCCAGGCCTCAACCTCCACTGAGAGCTCTCGCAAAGATCTTCTAACCAGGAAGGCAAGCATGTTGATGGAATTCCTGCTGGAGAAGTATAAGATGAAAGAGCCCATTAAGAAGGTAGACATGCTGAAGCTTGTCCACAAAAGGTACAAGGAGGACTTCCCTGAGATTCTCAGGAGAGCCTCTGAGCGCATAGAGCTGGTCTTTGGCCTTGACTTGAAGGAAGTCAAGCCCAATGGCCAATCCTATACCCTTGTCAGCAAGCTAGACATCTGTGATGATGGAAGTATGAGTGACGACTGGGAATATCCTAAGAGTGGGCTTCTGATGCCTCTCCTGGGTGTGATCTTCTTGAATGGCAACTGCGCCTCCGAAGAGGAGATCTGGGGATTCTTGAATATTTTGGGCATCTATGATGGGAGGGAGCATTTAATCTTTGGAGAGCCCAGGAAGCTCATCACCAAAGATTTGGTGCAGCAGAAGTACCTGGAGTATCGTCAGATACCCGACAGTGATCCTCCACGCTTTGAATTTCTGTGGGGTCCAAGAGCCCATGCTGAAACCAGCAAGATGAAAGTTCTCGAGTTTTTGGCCAAAATCAATGGAACCACCCCCAGTGCCTTCCCATTCCATTATGAAGAGGCtttgagagaggaggaagagagagctccAGCCAGAGCTTCAGCCGGGGCTGCCACTCCTGCCACGGGCAGTGCACGTCCCAGGGCACGTCGCAGGGCACGTCCCAGGGCACGTCCCAGGGCCAGTCCCAGGGCACGTCCCAGGGCCAGTCCCAGGGCCAGTCCCAGGGCCATGGCCAGCAGTTCCTCCCACCCCAGTGAGGTCTGA